In a genomic window of Chaetodon trifascialis isolate fChaTrf1 chromosome 8, fChaTrf1.hap1, whole genome shotgun sequence:
- the LOC139335080 gene encoding microphthalmia-associated transcription factor-like isoform X5, whose amino-acid sequence MPPGPGNSAPNSPMALLTLNANCEKEMDDVIDDIISLESSYSDDILGLMDPGLQMANTIPVPANLMDMYGNQGMSQQGLPISNSCPANLPNIKREYSVSQSPAIMHMLDKSGSCGKFDNYQRPEGFPVEAEVRAMAKERQKKDNHNLIERRRRFNINDRIKELGTLIPKSNDPDMRWNKGTILKASVDYIRKLQREQQRAKELENRQKKLEHANRHLMLRIQELEMQARAHGLAIASSALCSAELGGRTIKQETALEDCHQDLYTLHPHHQHHPACTPEPPGTLEVNEGHSNFPEGHYSVHSKPGSKLNDILMEDTLSPVRGGDPLLSSISPDASKDSSRKSSVSMDENEQGC is encoded by the exons ATGCCGCCAGGGCCGGGCAACAGCGCCCCCAACAGCCCTATGGCCTTACTGACCTTGAATGCTAACTGCGAGAAAGAG ATGGATGATGTCATTGATGACATTATTAGTCTGGAGTCCAGTTACAGTGACGATATCCTCGGCCTCATGGATCCAGGACTTCAGATGGCGAACACG ATCCCCGTGCCTGCTAACCTTATGGACATGTATGGTAATCAGGGTATGTCCCAGCAAGGTCTGCCCATCAGCAACTCCTGCCCAGCCAACCTGCCCAACATCAAAAGGGAATACTCTG TTTCACAATCCCCGGCCATCATGCATATGCTGGATAAGTCTGGATCCTGTGGCAAGTTTGACAACTATCAAAGGCCTGAAGGGTTCCCTGTGG AAGCAGAGGTGAGAGCTATGGCAAAGGAGAGGCAGAAGAAGGACAACCACaatttga ttgaaAGAAGACGACGGTTTAACATCAATGATCGAATCAAGGAATTGGGAACTTTAATTCCAAAATCCAATGACCC GGACATGCGCTGGAACAAAGGCACCATCCTGAAGGCATCAGTGGACTACATCAGGAAGCTACAGCGGGAACAGCAGAGGGCCAAGGAGCTGGAGAACCGCCAGAAGAAGCTCGAGCATGCCAATCGACATCTGATGTTGAGGATACAG GAGTTAGAGATGCAGGCGCGGGCTCACGGTCTGGCCATCGCATCCTCagcactctgctctgctgagctCGGGGGCCGGACCATTAAGCAGGAGACCGCTCTGGAAGACTGTCACCAGGACCTGTACACGCTCCACCCCCATCACCAACACCACCCCGCCTGCACTCCAGAACCACCCGGCACCCTGGAGGTAAACGAAGGCCACTCTAACTTCCCCGAGGGCCACTATAGCGTTCACAGCAAGCCGGGCTCCAAGCTCAACGACATCCTCATGGAAGACACCTTATCACCGGTGAGAGGGGGGGACCCTTTGCTCTCGTCCATCTCCCCGGACGCTTCGAAGGACAGCAGTCGCAAGAGCAGTGTGAGCATGGATGAGAATGAGCAGGGCTGTTAG
- the LOC139334695 gene encoding myoD family inhibitor domain-containing protein 2-like — protein MGSPSRRMMGSKSVSGVRRLSTISEQEPDKLDTDSSSHDPRGGSEWGGSSFSMCSDKFKNSSSHFSSDDSYQPDTGDDCAALLLACLHCRFHELMVLLPDTCERAVSRCFPSYKYIKASSERDQQGMDCCNYKLELECNCCGSCKDTGELLELAMEISEVCYR, from the exons ATGGGCAGCCCATCTAGAAGGATGATGGGCAGCAAGTCGGTCAGTGGGGTACGCAGGCTGAGCACCATCTCAGAGCAAGAACCAGACAAGCTGGACACCGATTCTAGCTCCCATGATCCCAGGGGAGGCAGCGAATGGGGTGGATCAAGCTTCTCTATGTGCTCTGACAAGTTTAAGAACAGCAGCAGTCATTTTTCCTCTGATGATTCATACCAGCCCGACACTGGAG ATGACTGCGCAGCACTTCTTCTCGCTTGTCTACACTGCCGTTTCCACGAGTTAATGGTGCTGCTACCGGATACGTGTGAGAGGGCTGTGAGCCGCTGTTTTCCCTCATACAAATACATCAAGGCGTCCAGTGAGAGAGACCAGCAGGGAATGGATTGCTGCAATTACAAGCTGGAACTGGAGTGTAACTGCTGTGGCTCCTGCAAGGACACAGGGGAACTTTTAGAGCTGGCTATGGAGATATCGGAGGTGTGCTATCGCTGA